From the Oryza glaberrima chromosome 5, OglaRS2, whole genome shotgun sequence genome, one window contains:
- the LOC127774074 gene encoding switch 2 — MSLHSLKETLQSSSFSQPQSESQPRSPPPLLARRPPKTSLSQQLLRLDASSSSSSFSVSPPPPPRTSPTSDAAADDAPPLPEEEDEVPCIRPRASLPPAAALDSRGPYEPLVLSPPGERPVVQVPSSINCRLLVHQRDGVRFLYNLYRNNHGGVLGDDMGLGKTIQTIAFLSAVIGKDNDHGDQLVEGRKIAPILILCPTSVIRNWENEFAEWARCSVAVYHGPNRDLVLQKVETQRLEIVITSFDTFRIHGKILCGISWDLVVVDEAHRLKNEKSKLYTACLEITTRKRFGLTGTIMQNKIMELFNLFDWIVPGCLGDREHFRVYYDEPLKHGQRFSASERFVQVADKRKKHLVSVLSKFLLRRTKEETIGHLMLGKEDNIVFCRMSDVQKRVYRRMLQQPDVQILINKDLPCSCGSPLTQVECCKTTEPHGIIWSYLHRDNPEGCSLCPFCLVLPCLGKLQQISNHLELIKPNLKDEIEKQKKDAELAAAVFDTDIELVGGGAKSENFMGLSDAEHCGKMRALERLLSLWTLQGDKILLFSYSVRMLDILEKFLIRKGYCFSRFDGTTPMNARQLLIDEFNRCPSKQVFLISTRAGNLGVNLVSANRVVIFDPSWNPAQDLQAQDRSFRFGQRRHVTVFRLLGAGSLEELIYSRQIYKQQLSNIAVSGKIEKRYFEGVQDDKKFQGELFGICNLFRDLSDKLFTSEIIEMHGEHGKGNTAETIGIREIVDTNIFGTQDQMKSSMTAIHNENKNLYHCGIVYAHRNEDVVNTRTNEASNCAEDKTVPRHLEELQSKKNETMHTIKAKSYSLVQKKKEFSRIASFMGMNDLEFSKWLLSVSPLQRHEVLDRYRNAK, encoded by the exons ATGTCGCTCCACAGCCTCAAAGAAACCCTCCAGTCTTCCTCCTTTTCACAGCCCCAATCCGAGTCCCAACCCcgatcacctcctcctctcctcgccagGAGGCCCCCAAAAACGTCCCTCTCGCAGCAGCTCCTCCGCCTtgatgcctcctcctcctcttcctccttttccgtctcgccgccaccgccccctcgCACTTCCCCGACctcggatgcggcggcggatgatgcgccgccgctgccagaggaggaggacgaggtccCCTGCATCCGCCCCCGCGCTTCCCTTCCGCCAGCGGCCGCCCTCGACTCCCGCGGGCCCTACGAACCGCTTGTTCTCTCGCCGCCTGGAGAGCGCCCCGTCGTCCAG GTACCCTCCTCGATAAATTGCAGGCTACTTGTGCATCAGAGGGATGGTGTAAGATTCTTATACAATCTGTATAGAAACAACCATGGCGGTGTGCTTGGAGATGACAT GGGTTTGGGAAAGACTATCCAAACAATTGCTTTCTTATCAGCTGTTATTGGAAAAGATAATGACCACGGTGATCAATTAGTGGAAGGAAGAAAGATTGCCCCTATACTCATCCTCTGCCCCACATCAGTAATTCGAAACTGGGAAAATGAATTTGCAGAGTGGGCAAGATGTTCTGTTGCTGTCTATCATGGCCCAAATCGTGACCTGGTTCTTCAAAAGGTTGAAACTCAAAGACTAGAGATAGTTATTACCAGTTTTGACACTTTTAGGATTCATGGCAAGATTTTGTGTGGCATCTCGTGGGACCTTGTGGTTGTTGATGAGGCACACCGGCTGAAGAATGAAAAATCAAAGTTATATACAGCTTGCTTGGAAATTACTACTCGAAAGCGGTTTGGTCTCACAGGAACCATAATGCAAAACAAAATAATGGAATTATTTAATCTGTTTGACTGGATTGTACCTGGTTGCTTGGGGGATCGAGAACACTTTCGAGTATATTATGACGAGCCTTTAAAACATGGCCAGAGGTTCAGTGCTTCTGAGAGATTTGTACAAGTTGCTGATAAGCGCAAGAAGCACCTTGTTTCAGTTCTTAGCAAATTTCTGTTGAGAAGAACAAAGGAAGAGACCATTGGGCATCTCATGCTTGGAAAGGAGGATAATATTGTTTTCTGCAGAATGAGTGACGTTCAAAAGCGCGTTTACAGAAGAATGCTGCAACAGCCTGACGTGCAAATCCTTATAAACAAGGATCTCCCATGTAGCTGTGGAAGTCCTTTGACTCAGGTGGAATGCTGCAAGACTACTGAACCACATGGCATTATCTGGTCTTATCTTCACAGAGACAATCCAGAGGGTTGTTCTCTGTGCCCCTTCTGTCTTGTTCTTCCTTGCCTTGGGAAGCTTCAGCAG ATCAGTAACCATCTGGAGCTGATAAAGCCAAACCTGAAAGACGAAATTGAGAAGCAGAAGAAAGATGCTGAGCTTGCGGCTGCTGTCTTTGACACAGATATTGAATTAGTTGGTGGAGGTGCTAAAAGTGAAAACTTCATGGGTCTCAGTGATGCAGAACATTGTGGAAAGATGCGTGCGTTGGAAAGACTATTGTCATTATGGACTCTGCAGGGTGACAAAATTCTTCTTTTCAGCTATTCAGTCAG GATGCTTGACATACTAGAGAAATTTCTTATACGGAAGGGTTACTGCTTTTCTCGCTTTGATGGAACGACTCCCATGAATGCACGCCAATTACTAATTGATGAGTTCAATAGATGCCCAAGCAAACAG GTTTTCCTTATATCTACACGGGCAGGAAATTTAGGTGTCAACCTGGTCAGTGCTAATCGTGTGGTGATTTTTGACCCAAGTTGGAACCCTGCGCAAGACTTGCAAGCGCAAGACAGGTCATTTCGATTTGGACAGAGGCGGCATGTCACTGTATTTCGCCTACTTGGTGCTGGTTCCCTTGAAGAGCTTATTTATTCTCGACAAATATATAAGCAACAGCTTTCCAATATTGCGGTCTctggaaaaatagaaaaacgTTACTTTGAAGGAGTGCAG GATGACAAAAAATTTCAAGGTGAGCTCTTTGGGATATGCAATCTGTTTCGCGACTTGTCTGATAAGCTTTTCACCAGTGAGATCattgaaatgcatggagaacaTGGGAAGGGTAATACAGCTGAAACAATAGGAATTCGAGAAATAGTTGATACAAATATATTTGGTACGCAAGATCAAATGAAATCCTCAATGACAGCAATACATAACGAGAACAAGAATTTGTACCATTGTG GAATAGTTTATGCTCACCGAAATGAAGATGTTGTAAACACGAGGACAAATGAAGCAAGCAACTGTGCAGAAGATAAAACTGTCCCAAGGCACTTAGAGGAGCTGCAAAGTAAGAAGAATGAAACAATGCATACAATTAAGGCAAAATCTTACTCACTGGTGCAGAAAAAGAAGGAATTCAGCCGAATTGCATCTTTCATGGGTATGAACGACCTTGAGTTTAGTAAGTGGTTGCTGTCTGTCTCGCCTTTGCAACGACATGAAGTATTGGACCGCTACAGGAATGCAAAGTAA
- the LOC127773547 gene encoding xylanase inhibitor protein XIP-like — translation MALRRHAALLSLAVVLLFAGLAAASPTSQNTGDTVIFWGRNKDEGSLREACDTGLYTTVIISFLSAFGYKPGYYKLDISGHPVSAVGPDIKYCQSKGILILLAIGGQGGEYSLPTPQAAVELNDHLWYSYLGGHRNGVYRPFGDAIVNGIDFFIDQGGRENYNKLAKLLYAHNKDYRGTVRVMLTATTRCEYPDHRLDEALATGLFHRIHVKKFSDGRCPASSWIQSFQKWAKMYPQSRVLVGVVASREVDREAYISPEDLKKLMQYVFSKLPNFGGVMVWDRFYDKKTGFTGRLRA, via the coding sequence ATGGCGCTCCGACGCCACGCGGCACTTCTCTCCTTGGCAGTAGTACTACTgttcgccggcctcgccgccgcgtcgccgacgTCCCAGAACACCGGCGACACCGTGATCTTTTGGGGACGGAACAAGGACGAGGGCTCCCTCAGGGAGGCCTGCGATACCGGCCTCTACACCACCGTCATCATTTCCTTCCTCAGCGCCTTTGGCTACAAGCCCGGGTACTACAAGCTCGACATCTCCGGCCACCCGGTCTCCGCCGTCGGCCCCGACATCAAGTACTGCCAATCCAAGGGCATACTcatcctcctcgccatcggcggcCAAGGCGGCGAGTATTCCCTCCCGACCCCACAGGCGGCCGTTGAGCTGAATGACCACCTCTGGTACTCCTACCTCGGCGGCCACCGCAACGGCGTCTATCGCCCGTTCGGCGACGCCATCGTCAACGGCATCGACTTCTTCATCGACCAGGGCGGCAGGGAGAACTACAACAAGCTAGCCAAGCTGCTCTACGCGCACAACAAGGACTACCGCGGCACGGTCCGGGTGAtgctgacggcgacgacgcggtgCGAGTACCCGGACCACCGGCTGGATGAGGCGCTGGCGACGGGGCTCTTCCACCGCATCCACGTCAAGAAATTCAGCGATGGCCGGTGCCCGGCATCGTCCTGGATACAGTCGTTCCAGAAGTGGGCGAAGATGTACCCGCAGAGCCGTGTCCTGGTCGGCGTCGTGGCCTCGCGGGAGGTGGACAGGGAGGCCTACATCTCGCCAGAGGACCTCAAGAAATTGATGCAGTACGTCTTCAGCAAGCTGCCCAACTTCGGAGGCGTCATGGTCTGGGACAGGTTCTACGACAAGAAGACCGGCTTCACGGGTCGCCTGCGAGCGTAA
- the LOC127773548 gene encoding uncharacterized protein LOC127773548: MKNKNVKIYKSLLTVYILPLQNSMILTTSRFSPQETDQQDGFYQQQISTTERIYQEFDAIYNNNNMTTWSERSSERDIEELYESKNNHFKRQVNGTTMAMQSNEHPNEEDIQQNSRNKNRQINSGQVNEEITEVRNDTEGAQKVQNNCEQSTITASNEVSSSRSHTTGGDINEEDINNFLDNEEEINEVIDKRHIPEVGMEFRSDKEAHGFFNFYAYLAGFSMVNTHHYKTTSKKRNGEITSYTYQ, translated from the exons ATGAAGAACAAAAATgtcaaaatttataagtcattACTAACAGTTTATATTTTGCCATTGCAGAATTCTATGATTTTGACAACAAGCAGGTTTTCTCCACAAGAAACAGATCAGCAAGATGGGTTTTATCAACAACAGATTTCTACAACAGAACGCATCTATCAAGAATTTGATGCAATATACAATAACAACAACATGACTACATGGAGTGAG aGATCATCAGAAAGAGATATAGAAGAGTTGTATGAATCCAAAAACAACCATTTCAAAAGACAG GTGAATGGGACGACAATGGCAATGCAGAGTAATGAGCATCCAAACGAAGAGGATATACAACAAAATTCAAGAAATAAGAATAGACAG ataaacAGTGGACAAGTGAATGAAGAAATAACAGAAGTGAGAAATGACACAGAAGGTGCACAAAAAGTCCAAAATAACTGTGAACAAAGTACTATAACAGCTAGTAATGAAGTAAGCAGTTCAAGAAGCCACACAACTGGAGGGGACATAAATGAGGAAGACATAAACAATTTCTTGGATAATGAAGAGGAAATCAATgaagtaattgacaaaaggcaCATACCTGAAGTTGGAATGGAGTTCAGATCAGATAAGGAGGCTCATGGATTCTTCAACTTTTATGCATACCTAGCTGGGTTCTCAATGGTAAATACACACCATTACAAGACAACAAGCAAGAAAAGGAATGGTGAGATTACTAGTTATACATATCAGTGA
- the LOC127774425 gene encoding uncharacterized protein LOC127774425 encodes MWTPKRRKALSTDGCTKSTYTECHGFTTPAAEDRALCGTSPRPPSSFLLRYVCQSSTTSVNLAHREPATHTTSSASPLRLLSSLSHSSLRRPPPPRRMRLPLRRALSPAAVRRAFSTAAASRPQWAMIRQAPPVRSPSPHASLLLAEPPRDSYLLVPDHLIDRRPGPDPSSDIRGILGGTVHATSGDGGLLLVVYMDSHAPAPIISKIVTGAFPARPRVSDLAGLDLSDPDFIRFVCNPITGELFRLPDIDGTKNTMFRGCDNAGLLTRSAAGAGHGSPDSYAVAVLGEDRNGGTFNMRRFLSRTGKWEKLVGLPSPLPLPRRMDMYTEAVAFAGRLWWADLTWGVVSADPFSDWPELHFVELPRNSVWPVPSTDLVQEQAMHRRLGISEGRLRYVEVSQEDPFVVSSFALDDDGSGWTLEHEVALGRICQVKGGGPRDTARIAVIDPLNASVMYLIVGKHVLGVDMDMGKVMGCSLADETEGPPYAVTSVLKPCVLPPWLSSSKIPAAGTFSRDNGDAKSKTLSDILVRADSGKR; translated from the exons atgtggacccccaAAAGAAGAAAAGCTCTGAGCACAGATGGGTGCACCAAGTCCACGTACACCGAGTGTCACGGGTTCACGACCCCCGCTGCAGAAGACCGGGCGCTCTGTGGAACGAGTCCACGCCCGCCCAGCTCCTTCCTTCTGCGCTACGTCTGTCAGAGCTCTACTACCTCCGTGAACCTGGCTCACCGTGAACCAGCGACCCATACCACCTCCTCGGCTTCTCCTCTCCGGCTTCTCTCTTCCCTTTCCCACAGTTCGcttcgccggcctcctccgccgcgcagAATGCGtctcccgctccgccgcgcgctcTCCCCCGCGGCAGTTCGGCGCGCCTtctccacggccgccgcctcgcgccctcAGTGGGCGATGATCCGCCAGGCGCCGCCGGTCAGATCTCCGTCGCCGCACGCGTCCCTCCTGCTCGCCGAGCCCCCGCGCGACTCCTACCTCCTCGTGCCGGACCACCTCATCGACCGGCGTCCGGGCCCCGACCCCAGCAGCGACATCCGGGGGATCCTAGGCGGCACGGTCCACGccacgagcggcgacggcggcctcctcctcgtcgtctacATGGACTCCCACGCCCCGGCCCCCATCATCTCCAAGATCGTCACCGGCGCCTTTCCTGCTCGGCCTCGGGTCAGCGATCTCGCTGGCCTCGACTTGAGCGACCCAGACTTCATCCGTTTCGTCTGCAACCCCATCACTGGCGAGCTGTTCCGCCTCCCGGACATCGACGGCACCAAGAATACCATGTTCCGCGGCTGCGACAACGCCGGCCTCCTCACCCGCTCCGCAGCCGGAGCCGGGCACGGCTCGCCTGACAGCTACGCCGTCGCCGTGCTCGGCGAGGACCGCAACGGCGGGACCTTCAACATGCGGCGGTTCCTCTCGCGAACCGGGAAGTGGGAGAAGCTAGTGGGCTTACCAtccccgctcccgctcccgcggcGGATGGACATGTACACCGAGGCGGTGGCGTTCGCCGGACGGCTATGGTGGGCCGACTTGACTTGGGGCGTCGTCTCCGCCGACCCGTTCAGCGACTGGCCGGAGCTCCACTTCGTCGAGCTCCCGAGGAACAGTGTGTGGCCAGTGCCCAGCACAGATCTTGTACAAGAGCAGGCTATGCACCGGCGTCTGGGAATCAGCGAGGGGAGGCTGCGCTACGTCGAGGTGTCCCAGGAGGATCCTTTCGTGGTCAGCTCATTTGcccttgacgacgacggcagcggctggACGCTGGAGCACGAGGTGGCGCTTGGTCGAATCTGCCAGGTGAAGGGAGGAGGCCCGAGGGACACCGCGCGGATTGCCGTCATTGACCCACTGAACGCAAGCGTCATGTATCTGATCGTTGGCAAACATGTTCTTGGTGTTGATATGGACATGGGGAAGGTGATGGGTTGTTCACTGGCAGATGAAACTGAAGGCCCTCCATATGCTGTCACCTCTGTCCTTAAACCATGTGTGCTCCCACCATGGCTTTCATCAAGCAAAATCCCTGCTGCAG GAACTTTTTCGCGCGACAATGGTGACGCCAAAAGCAAGACTTTATCAGACATATTGGTTCGTGCAGACAGCGGCAAGAG GTGA